In the Quercus lobata isolate SW786 chromosome 5, ValleyOak3.0 Primary Assembly, whole genome shotgun sequence genome, one interval contains:
- the LOC115992843 gene encoding transcription factor MYB26-like, which yields MRHHSCCNMQKVKRGLWSPEEDEKLFNYISTYGHGCWRSVPKLAGLQRCGKSCRLRWTNYLRPDLKRGSFSTQEAALIIELHAILGNKWSQIAKQLPGRTDNEIKNFWHSSMKKKLISHDVPATATFPDMHCNGNSEEGFSSLIANPKWIRSSQQDQLYFPTPTPMLQDFDHGDLKLKQTNYGANLVHFPPLIAPPSYSSSYDPLWSLGYQPHEQFDPNQEDQNFSTSGVTHYIGDELIGPGLTAPHYDEDPLTVPMIPKPCEIISGNYCGMPYSCASQELDPLARIPYFPADFNYPYDPHMPKNRTENMDSMSSSLSIGQFVTNPNDPSSWGT from the exons ATGAGACATCACTCATGCTGTAACATGCAGAAGGTGAAGAGAGGACTATGGTCACCGGAGGAAGATGAGAAGCTCTTTAACTACATTTCAACCTATGGCCATGGTTGCTGGAGATCTGTCCCAAAACTTGCTG GCCTGCAGAGATGTGGAAAGAGCTGTAGATTAAGATGGACAAATTATCTCAGACCTGACCTAAAACGTGGGAGCTTCTCTACCCAAGAAGCAGCCCTCATCATTGAACTCCATGCCATTCTAGGAAACAA GTGGTCTCAGATAGCCAAGCAACTACCAGGAAGAACAGATAATGAGATTAAGAACTTCTGGCATTCAAGCATGAAGAAAAAGCTGATTTCTCACGATGTTCCTGCCACAGCCACCTTTCCTGATATGCACTGTAATGGCAACTCTGAGGAAGGTTTTTCCTCTCTAATTGCAAACCCTAAGTGGATCCGAAGCTCTCAACAAGACCAGCTATACTTTCCCACTCCAACCCCAATGTTGCAAGACTTTGATCATGGTGATCTTAAATTAAAGCAAACCAATTATGGTGCCAATTTGGTTCACTTTCCACCCCTAATAGCACCACCATCATATTCTTCATCTTATGACCCACTATGGTCATTAGGCTATCAACCACATGAACAATTTGATCCCAATCAAGAAGATCAAAATTTCAGCACTAGTGGAGTAACACATTATATTGGTGATGAACTTATTGGTCCAGGACTGACAGCACCACATTATGATGAGGATCCATTAACAGTGCCCATGATTCCAAAACCTTGTGAGATTATTAGTGGTAATTATTGTGGCATGCCTTATTCATGTGCTTCACAAGAACTTGACCCACTTGCTAGAATCCCATATTTTCCAGCTGATTTTAATTATCCTTATGATCCACACATGCCTAAAAATCGTACGGAGAACATGGATTCCAtgtcatcatcattatcaatcGGGCAATTTGTCACAAACCCTAATGATCCTTCAAGCTGGGGGACTTAG
- the LOC115989914 gene encoding uncharacterized protein LOC115989914 — MEQQLKLSKGDGELLKDARQFRRLIGKLLYLTLSRPDITYSVHRLSQFLAQPRVPHMKVATKILQYLKGTPGQGVFFPVESDLQLKTFCDANWVGSPDTRKSLIGYCVFLGDALISWRSKYIEADCHIVRNKILDGTLKTFYVSTRNQLADIFTKALGVESFMSNKYASMKLALNVRGSCRAVYIREQLSMHHRSREAYN; from the exons ATGGAGCAGCAACTAAAGCTGTCCAAAGGTGATGGAGAGTTGCTTAAAGATGCTAGGCAGTTTAGAAGATTAATTGGGAAGTTATTGTACTTAACTTTGAGCAGACCAGATATAACCTATTCAGTACATAGGCTTAGCCAATTCTTGGCACAACCAAGGGTTCCACATATGAAAGTAGCCACCAAGATCCTTCAATACCTCAAAGGCACACCTGGTCAAGGAGTATTTTTCCCTGTAGAGTCAGATTTGCAGCTAAAAACCTTCTGTGATGCAAATTGGGTAGGCAGCCCTGACACCAGGAAGTCCCTAATTggttattgtgtttttttaggtGATGCTCTAATCTCTTGGAg GTCAAAGTACATTGAAGCTGACTGCCATATAGTGAGGAATAAGATCTTGGATGGCACACTTAAAACCTTCTATGTATCCACACGAAATCAGTTAGCTGATATATTTACAAAGGCACTTGGAGTTGAAAGTTTTATGAG CAACAAGTATGCAAGCATGAAACTAGCACTAAATGTCAGGGGGAGTTGCAGGGCAGTGTACATCAGGGAGCAGCTCAGCATGCATCATAGGAGCAGGGAAGCCTACAATTGA
- the LOC115989520 gene encoding protein MICRORCHIDIA 7-like gives MMMSQEVTYRPHPSGDGVPKDTNMIAVVTIRFVKDAKYHIDVHGFNVYHKNRLIKPFWRLWNAAGSDGCGVIYRKWAINHRFHSYPYVHY, from the exons ATGATGATGTCTCAGGAGGTTACATACCGACCACATCCTAGTGGTGATGGGGTCCCAAAGGATACAAAT ATGATTGCTGTTGTAACTATCAGATTTGTTAAGGACGCGAAATATCATATTGATGTTCACGGATTCAATGTTTATCACAAGAATCGACTTATTAAG CCATTCTGGAGGCTTTGGAATGCTGCAGGAAGTGATGGTTGCGGAGTTATATATAG GAAATGGGCCATCAACCATCGATTCCATTCTTATCCCTATGTTCATTATTAA